From the genome of Tachysurus fulvidraco isolate hzauxx_2018 chromosome 20, HZAU_PFXX_2.0, whole genome shotgun sequence, one region includes:
- the smfn gene encoding small fragment nuclease, with translation MAALRVLCASCSRRVAVRVVPRVAVGLFLRTKLQQTDLTLQSYIHHHKARVLSSNLHLNPVLMSASVSTSTSAAMMSHRMVWVDLEMTGLDIEKDEIIEMACIITDSDLNIIAEGPNLIINQPDELLDSMSDWCKEHHGKSGLTQAVRDSKISLQQAEYEFISFVRQHTPPGQCPLAGNSVHADKRFLDKYMPQFMHHLHYRIIDVSTVKELCRRWFPDDYKHAPQKKSSHRALGDIQESIKELKFYRETVFKPQGEEKKRKIVENGENKHTA, from the exons ATGGCTGCACTGAGGGTGTTGTGTGCATCGTGTTCACGCCGGGTTGCTGTTCGTGTTGTTCCTCGCGTGGCTGTGGGTTTGTTTCTCAGGACTAAACTCCAGCAAACAGATTTAACTCTGCAATCATACATCCATCATCACAAAGCCAGAGTTTTATCCTCGAACCTCCACCTGAACCCAGTGTTAATGTCAGCTTCTGTTTCCACATCAACATCTGCTGCTATGATGAGCCACAGGATGGTGTGGGTGGATTTAGAG ATGACAGGACTGGATATAGAAAAGGATGAGATTATCGAAATGGCATGCATCATCACAGACTcagatctcaacatcatcgctGAG GGTCCTAATCTGATCATCAATCAGCCGGACGAGCTGCTCGACAGCATGTCGGATTGGTGCAAGGAGCATCACGGGAAG TCAGGGTTGACGCAGGCAGTGCGGGACAGTAAGATCTCACTCCAGCAGGCAGAGTATGAGTTCATATCATTCGTCAGACAGCACACACCACCGGGCCAGTGTCCTCTggcag GAAACTCTGTGCACGCTGATAAGAGGTTTTTGGACAAGTACATGCCCCAGTTCATGCATCATCTCCACTATCGCATCATCGACGTGAGCACGGTCAAGGAGCtttgcag ACGCTGGTTTCCAGACGACTACAAACATGCACCTCAAAAGAAATCTTCACACAG AGCGCTGGGTGACATTCAAGAGAGCATCAAAGAGCTGAAGTTTTACAGAGAGACCGTCTTCAAACCccaaggagaagagaagaagagaaagattgTTGAAAATGGAGAGAACAAACACACGGCCTAA